ATGTTTCGATCACACAGTATGAAGAGGAAAATCATATTTGATACCAAGCCATGAAATCGAAAAAAATAAATACGGATTCCAAAAAGAAGATAGAATTCGGAACCGCCGCGGTAGCCGAAGTTTTCTATAATTACCCGGAAAGAATGCGGACTAAACTTCTTTTCCTGAGGCAATTGATTTTCGACACGGCTTCGATGACGGAAAGCATCGGTCCTTTGGAAGAAACCTTAAAATGGGGTGAGCCCAGCTATCTGACGACACAAACAAAAAGCGGAAGTACGATTCGAATTCATCATAGGGAATCCCGAGCGGATGAATATGGAATTTACTTTAATTGCAAAACCACCCTGATCGAACAATTCAAAAGGAAATACCGCAATCAGTTCCGCTTCGAAGGAAATCGGAGCATCGTTTTTAAATACGACGAGCCTATCCCTGTTACCGAATTACAAGATTGCATCTCTCTAGCTTTAACGTACCATCGCAGTAAGTCGAATCGTTAAGAAAATCGCCCTTTCTTTCGATTCGGAACGGGGAAAACTAATTGTAACGCAAGAATATAATCATTACAATGAATCTCCGGGATCTCCCGATTAATAAGCGAAAAAGCTCGGCATCGACCAATAAAGAACTTCGAAGCGAATTTCCGAAAAGGATAGGAGAGCAGATTCATGTTAAGGGAAGAGTTTTACAGAACTGCAAGTAAGTATTCCGAATTGAAAGGCACAATCGACGCTCTGTGGACCGAAATCAACGTAAACTACTCGGAAAGCCATAGACATTATCATACTCTTACTCATCTAAAATCCTTTTTAGAAGGATTAAAGACCGTTCGGACAAGAATTCAAGATTGGGATAGCCTGCTGTTTGCGATGTTTTATCACGATATCATCTATGATCCTAAGGATTTCCGGAACGAGGAGAATAGTGCGGCATTAGCGGAAGAGAGATTAACCCGGATCGATGCCCCGAAACTTCTGATCTTTAAGGTTAAGGATCTTATTCTTGCCACTAAAATGCACATAACGCAGGACGATCCGGATATCCGGTATTTTTTAGATTGTGACTTATCGATTTTAGGCGCGGAACAATCGGAATATCGACGATACGCACGAAGTATCCGAAACGAATATAAAGAATATTCCGATGAAGAGTATTCGTCCGGTAGAAAAAAGGTATTGGAATATTTTTTACGGATGGACCGAATCTTTACTAGCCGGGAATTTTTCGAAACCCTTGAGGCGCAGGCTAGAGCTAATCTAAACCACGAACTCGAAGAATTGGAATAGAAAAATAATCGGCTTATTATCCGAGTCTTTTTAGAGAAAAGCCCAAGCAATAACAGGCTCCGGCAAGAACGAAATGGTAGATATCGACTTTTAAAATGCCTGCCGCCTCTCCTGCCGTTCCGATGGCAAGACCCGCAAGAATAAATAATAAAGACCCAAGGATTCCGTACATCGCGGCAGGTTTATGGGCTCCGCTATATCGTTTAACGCAAGAGACGATGATAGTTATAAAAGATAAGGCCCCGATGAATGTGGAATAGCCTCCTAAAGCCATCCAACGATCCGCTAACGACAGTAAAACGAGAAAAAGAGAAATCGTAATCCAATTCCTGGGGCTGATCCTCCCGAAAGTTCCGGTAAAAAAGGCCAAGCCGATCCAAGGAACTCCGACTTGGGCGGCAAATCCGATCACGATTCGGTAGATAGGTTCGATTACCGTAACTCCTGCGAAAAATAAACTCCCGAGAGCGGCACCGATAGCGATGGAATAGAATCCCCAGGCTCCGCTTCGTTTATTCCAATTACCGTGAAGTCGGAATCCTGTCCAGGCTGCAACGGCCGCCAGGATAAAATCGGATATAACTGTGCTCGTTTGCATGAAGGGTATTGAATAAGAGACTGGATAAATTGCAAGTCCGATTAAGGCTTCTTTCACTCTTATAGAGGTCCCGATTTATGATAAAAATTCATTCCGATGCAACGCGATTTCCGACCGAATCGATTCTGGACAGTCTAATTTTCCGTATGCCAAATCCTCCCTTAACGCAATCGATTCAACTGAATAACGGAATACGGATGCCGGTCCTCGGTCTTGGAGTCTGGAAAACCAAATCCGGAAAGGAATGCAGAGACGCGGTTAACTGGGCTTTGGAAGCGGGGTATCGTCATATCGATACCGCAAAGATTTACGGAAACGAGCAGGACGTCGGCGCCGCAATTAAGGAAAGCGGAATCCCTAGAGATCAAATCTTCGTTACGACTAAATTATGGAATTCCGACCAAAAGGAACCGCGCAGAAATTTGGAACTCTCCTTAAAGAGTTTAGGTTTGGAATCGATCGATTTATATCTGATTCATTTTCCTATCTCAGGTACAAGAAAGCAGGCTTGGAAAGAGTTGGAAAAATTTTACGATGAAGGTTTAGTAAAATCGATCGGAGTCAGTAACTACACGATCTCTCATCTGGAGGAACTCCTTCCTCAGGCGGAAATCATTCCTGCAGTGAACCAAGTGGAATTCCATCCCTTCTTGAATCAGAAAGAATTAGCCGCTAAGTGCAAGGAGAACGGAATCATTCTGGAAGCGTACAGCCCCCTAGCGCACGGGAGAAAAATCAACGACCCTAAATTGATTTCCATCGCTCAAAAAATCGGAAAGACTCCCGCCCAAGTTTTGATTCGCTGGGCGATCGATAAAGGATTCGTAGTAATTCCTAAATCGGTAAAAAAGGAACGGTTAGTGGAAAACTCTCAGGTATTTGACTTCTCCTTATCTCAAAGCGAACTTCAAGATATGGAATCTTGGAATGAAGATTTCAGAACCTGCTGGGATCCGACAGGAGCCTGAGGCAGAG
The Leptospira inadai serovar Lyme str. 10 genome window above contains:
- a CDS encoding DUF1801 domain-containing protein: MKSKKINTDSKKKIEFGTAAVAEVFYNYPERMRTKLLFLRQLIFDTASMTESIGPLEETLKWGEPSYLTTQTKSGSTIRIHHRESRADEYGIYFNCKTTLIEQFKRKYRNQFRFEGNRSIVFKYDEPIPVTELQDCISLALTYHRSKSNR
- a CDS encoding DUF6962 family protein, giving the protein MKEALIGLAIYPVSYSIPFMQTSTVISDFILAAVAAWTGFRLHGNWNKRSGAWGFYSIAIGAALGSLFFAGVTVIEPIYRIVIGFAAQVGVPWIGLAFFTGTFGRISPRNWITISLFLVLLSLADRWMALGGYSTFIGALSFITIIVSCVKRYSGAHKPAAMYGILGSLLFILAGLAIGTAGEAAGILKVDIYHFVLAGACYCLGFSLKRLG
- a CDS encoding aldo/keto reductase — protein: MPNPPLTQSIQLNNGIRMPVLGLGVWKTKSGKECRDAVNWALEAGYRHIDTAKIYGNEQDVGAAIKESGIPRDQIFVTTKLWNSDQKEPRRNLELSLKSLGLESIDLYLIHFPISGTRKQAWKELEKFYDEGLVKSIGVSNYTISHLEELLPQAEIIPAVNQVEFHPFLNQKELAAKCKENGIILEAYSPLAHGRKINDPKLISIAQKIGKTPAQVLIRWAIDKGFVVIPKSVKKERLVENSQVFDFSLSQSELQDMESWNEDFRTCWDPTGA